GCTCGAGATGGAGGTCTGCGTCGAGCGCGGGCGCGGCTACGTGGCCGCCGAGAAGCGCGAGCCCGAGGCGCTGCCGATCAACGCGATCCTCCTCGATGCCGACTTCTCGCCGGTCGAGCGCGTCAACTTCCACGTCGAGCCCGCGGGCGACCGCGAGCGGCTCGTCCTCGAGGTCTGGACGGACGGCAGCGTGGCGCCGACGGACGCGGTCGCCGAGGCCTCCCGGATCCTCGAGGACCACTTCACGCTCCTCGAGCGCTTCCCCGAGTCCGCGCCGCCGGAGGAGACCGCGGAGCGTGCCGAGGCCGGGCCGCGGACCGAGCTGAACGAGAACCTCTTCCGCAACGTGGACGAGCTCGAGCTGTCGGTGCGCGCGTCGAACTGCCTCAAGACCGCGAACATCCGCACGATCGCGGACCTCGTCCAGAAGAGCGAGGCCGAGCTCCTGAAGACCAAGAACTTCGGCAAGAAGTCGCTGAACGAGATCAAGACGATCCTCGGGGAGATGGGGCTCGCGCTCGGCATGCGCCTCGACCCCGAGGAGCTCGAGCGGCTGCGCGCCCAGTACGAGCGCGCGTACGAGACGTAGACTCCGGCTCGCCCTGCCCGGCGCGCGCCGCGCCGGCGCCTCAGACGGTCTGAGGCTCCGTCAGCCGGGTGCGCCGCACGTGCGCGGTG
This Candidatus Methylomirabilota bacterium DNA region includes the following protein-coding sequences:
- a CDS encoding DNA-directed RNA polymerase subunit alpha, whose product is MLELQLPARHDWAVQDKTYGKLGIEPFESGFALTIGIAYRRALLSAIHGAAPTWVKIENVLHEFSHLPGVTEDTLDIMLNLRKVVFALHVNRPKILRLKAQGAGVVKASDFEKDADVDILTPDVPLATLDKDGVLEMEVCVERGRGYVAAEKREPEALPINAILLDADFSPVERVNFHVEPAGDRERLVLEVWTDGSVAPTDAVAEASRILEDHFTLLERFPESAPPEETAERAEAGPRTELNENLFRNVDELELSVRASNCLKTANIRTIADLVQKSEAELLKTKNFGKKSLNEIKTILGEMGLALGMRLDPEELERLRAQYERAYET